The genomic interval TCAATGTCAACTCTCCGCTTGTCGCCGTGTTCACTGAGTTGTTCTGATATGTCTGATATGCCTTACTCATTGCCATTTTTAAAGCACTCCTTCCAGCCAATATCTGAAGCATCTTCTAACTTGCCTAAGCATACCCTCGTATATTTCATTATATCGGCAAAAACAGGCGTAATGTTTAGTAGATTGCTTGGCTGTTCCCATTTACTTTTCACTTTTTTGCAACAGTTCCAGGACATCTGTCGACAGACTGGCAGCCTCATTGTTCTGCTCTTGGATATCAAGATAGATTTCTTTACGATGGATATCCACCGTTTTTGGGGCATCTATCCCCAACTTTATCTGATCACCGTCAATCGCCAGTATTTTTATTTCAATGTCATCCCCTATTTGAATCGACTCATTCCGTTTACGAGTTAGTACAAGCATAGCTACTCTCCTTTCACGGACGAGGAAGCCCGGGGATCAATAGCAGCTTTGATTGAATAGTCATCCGTATCTATTATGTACTGCTTTCCTTGTCTATTTTTATAATTAATAATGAGAGGTGCTTTCAAATTAAGCGTGCTATATTCAAATGGGGATTTCAACGTTACAATACTCATAACAACCACATTCTCTTCGTCCGTAATTTGCAGCGCTTCAATCAGGCTATCGTCCAGATCAAAGACGTAATCCTGATAAATATCATACGGGTTAACAACGATAAAAGCAGTTACTTTATTATTTATTGATTGCAACACTTGATAAATGGAGGTATCGGATAGATTGATTAATACAAATTCTCTTTCATCCGGAAACCCCGGCAGTCCTGTGGAAAAGTGGATAATAGAGTTCTCATCTACATCCATTTCTCCAAAATATTTTGTCTGTATATACATTCCATCCATCCTTTCCTAGCCTAACCTGTGCAAAAATCCCAAAGCGACACGTCTTGTGGCAGAATGCCTGCTGTCGTTCACTACCGGACAAAGTCAATTTGTAAATCTTGATGCTGTTGCATGGTAATTGCCACATCGCCTGGAGTGTATTGGTGTATTACCTTTTGCGGTTCAGCATTGATCATTGGTTCATTTGCTCGAGCATCAATCTGTACTTTAGAAGGCCTATAATTCAACTTGACAGCAAAAGGGGAAGGAACAAATGTAATGCCAATCCGCTTCATTTCGTCAAAAGCATTACCGGAAGCCTGTCTTGCAATTGGATTTCCGTCATGTTCAATTGTCATCAGTTCGGCACCTTGCCTGACTCGCCGTGCAGTACCTTCCATCGCACCTTTACGCCCTTCATCAGCAAATTTTTCCATCCATTTAGAAAGGGACATAAGGTTCATATCTTCCCACGCTTTTGTCTGATCAATCGTGAGCTTTGAAGGTGTTGTCGTTATGGATAAGTCTGCTTTAGGCTGCCGGATAGACATTTCCGCTTGTGACTGGTGAATCTTCTGAATAGGCGGTGACGTTTGAATATGAATCTTTGCCGGTTGTGATTCCATCCGGATTTGCAACATCTGCATCCCAATCAGTCCTTCGCATTTAGTTATCCTTGTCGTCAACTACATGTACTACAACAGATTAACGCAAGAAGTCAATTAGCGTCGGCTGAATGATTCGTGAACCCGCTGACAAAGCCGCACGGTGGACACTCTCCTGTGTGGTCAGTTCAGTAATAACCTTTTCATAATCAACATCTTCATTTTCAGACATCATCTTTTTCGCAGCAATTTCCTGGTCATCCAAACGGTTCTCCACCAATTCGAGGCGGTTCATACGTGCGCCAAGGTCAGCTCGAACATTAATGACGTTATCGATGTTGTCGTCAATCGTGTCGATACTTTCCTTTATCGCTTTCTGGTCATTCCCCTCCAGTGCTTGTAAAAACGATTTGATATCTTCATCAAACAAGTCTTCACTGAAAACTTGTGTTGGATCAACATTCGCCTGGAGCTTTGTTCCATTTGCTACTTCAATCTTGATTGGAGCAGCATTTTCCGCGTAGGTGATTTCACCTTCACCATTGGTTGTGACGGGTTCCGTGTCCGTATCCGTCCCATTGAAAATATACTTTCCGTTAACATTAGTGTTGGCAATGTCAACCAGATGTTCTTTTAGCTGTTCAACCTCTTCTTTGACATTTTGCCGTTCTCCTTCGTCATACGTGTCATTGCTAGCCTGCACTGCTAGTTCTCGCATTCTTTGCAGCGCTTTTGTCGCCTTGTCCAGCGCCGCATCCGAATTGTCCATCCAACTGTGCACTTCATTCGTGTTGCGCTTAAATTGATCGACTTCCGTTACTTGAGTACGGTATCCCATCCCTTTCATGGCGATCACCGGATCATCAGAAGGACGGTTAATCTTTTTGCCTGTGGATAACTGATCCATAGAGCTATTTAATTTAGAATAGCTGTTCGATAAGTTTTTCAGCATGTTACTTGAAAGCATGCTTTGTGTAATCCGCATGATTAGTCACCTACCTTCCCACTAATCCCATATTGTTAATAACACGGTCGAGAAGCTCATCAACAGTCGTCATGCTTCTAGCTGCGGCATTGTACGCTTGCTGGAACTTAATCATATTGGACATTTCCTCATCCAATGATACCGAACTAACGGATTCCCGCTGCGTTTCCACCTGTGACTTAAGAATGCCAGTGTTTTCTACCATGGTGTTGGCTTTCTCAGCGTTGACACCCATGTCCCCGATAATAGATTCATAGAAACTCTTAACGGATGTGTTTTCACCTAAGCCAACATCCGTGTCAGTGAAAACATCCGCTAAATCAGATGCGTTGCCACCATCTCCGGAACCTTTGCCGTTACTCGCCGCGATCAGGTCAGGTTCGTTCATGATATTTTCATTAACCGTAATATTAGCTGCAGCTCCCTGATCGGATGCATTTTTGAAAAAGTTGGGTATCCCCTGTTCTCCTTTCAAATCAGCACCATCATTGTGAACATCGTTAAACGCCTTTGCAAACTTGGATGCCATGGTGTCCAGGTCATTCAGCATATCAGGGAACGTCCCCGCTGTCTCGCCATTTTCACTGTATCCGTACGACTCGATAAGACCTGTCAGTGAGCCTTCTGAAGTAAATTGTGTCGGGCTATAGGATTCACCATTGACATTAATACTGCTAATTTCCTTGTAGCCGTCTTCAGCGCTATCTATATCAATTTTGTTAAAATCCAGTTCACCTTTAGAAAGATCGCCATTCACCAGCACCGCTGTGCTATCGAGTGTTTCGCCGTTTTTACCAGCAAGTTTTATCGTTGCCAGCCCATCAGCAATATCCGGGGCACTGTCACTGCTTTTGGTATAGCCAACGTCAATTTTAACAATACCGGACAGTTCATCAATCAGCCTATCGCGCTCATCGTATAAGTCGTTAGCTAGTTGACCATTTGTCTCAATATTTTTTACCTGCTTATTGATGGAATTGACTTTTTCAAGAATCGTATTCGCCCGATTCTTTGTTAAATCAATTCGACCACTGACATCAGCTCGCATAGAACTTAATGAATCAGACAGATAGTTGAACGTATCGGCAACAGCCTGTCCTCTTTGAGCAACAACCGACCGGGCTCCGGAACTTTCCGGGTTTGCGGCTAAATCCTGAAGCGACTGCCAAAATTGATCCATTGTTTTGTTCAATCCCTGTTCAGACGGTTCATTCATCAGGGTTTCCATACGGCTTAGTGCATCAGCCTTCGTTTCCCAGTAACCAGCTTTACTATTTTCTGAGCGGAACTGGTAATCAAGAAACTGATTGCGAATCCGCTGCACAGAGCCTGAATTGACTCCGGTTCCGAGTTGGCCAGCTATTTCCGGACGATTCCGCGCTGCAGGCGAATAAGCTGATGTTGTTTCAAAGTCTACCCGTTGCCGTGTATAGCCTTTTGTATTCGCATTTGAGATGTTGTGACCTGTAGTATATAATGCCGATTGTTGGGCAAACAGGGCTTGTTTCGCCATTTCCAATCCATGGAATGTACTCATCGGCTTGCTCCTTTCTTTTTACGCCTTTGAATCAAAGACAGACCTTACTGGTACAGCTGATGATCGCTTGTCACCATAGTTCATCCCCTGAATTGTTGGATTTAACATATCCAGCGATAATTCAACAAACTGCAGTGACTGTTTAACTAATTCCCGATTAAGATGTTCCTGTTGTTTCAACTGTGCCAGTGTGCTGGTGAGCCTGGTGCTCCATTGTTCCAGTTCTTTACCACTAGTTTTATCTGTTTCGTTTTTTAAGATATATGTGATTGTCACCGTATCAGGATCGGTGTGATGCTGTATGGCCCATGCGTGGACTGCTTGCTGCCGTTTCCATTCCGCCTGCTCTATTGCTTGTACAAACTTTTGTTCCTTGATAAGCAGTGACTGTAATTTAGCAACGGAACCTTCTTTTACTATTTCCGTTTTCTCCTTAGAAAGGGTGAGCAGGCTTTCATGTAAACTGGTCAATTTGTTAAGTGCGTGGTTGATTGACTGAATGGACAAATCAGTCTCCTCCCTTCGTATTTGTTGACCAGAAATCCATCATGCGCCGGGCGGTTTTTTCATAATCGATCTGGTAGGTCCCTTTATCTACGGCATCTTTCATCTTCTGTACATAAGACGCACGTTTAGCGTCCGTTTTTTCACTGTTATGCAACTTTTTTGCTTCATCGGAAATTTCCAACTGGTCCTTCTTACCGGTACCTTTGGAATCATTCATTTGCTTTTGCAGCCTGTTTTTATATGGATTGAAATTAGTCTGACCGGATCCGTGTATCTTCACCATTCTCCCCCCCATTTTAATCTGTTCTGCAACATATATATCGTTTTTGTTATTCGTTATCAAATGAATAATAAACGGCTTCCGGCTTGTTAGCTGCAGATTCACTTTGCTTGTGAGATTCATGGTGCTTAAGATCATTTTTTAATTGTTCTATGCAGCTGGCACAAAATCGCCCCCTGACAATAGCAACACCACAACGTTCACAAGGGTAAGCAAGCTTTGGAAATTCTGATGTGCGCAGCCGCCCTGTTTTTACAAACTCAATGATCAACGCTTCTTCAACACCAGTTGCTTTTATAATTTCGTTCATCGTTGCTTCTCTGTTCTCCCGTTTCCGCAAAAAACGGTAAACAACCTGAAAAGCTTGTTCTTCTTCTTTGTAGCACGATGGACATATATCACGGGCAGTTTTCACAAACACCGTACCACAGCGGGAGCAATTTGCCAATTCACCCATGTATCTCGCCTCTTTCTCTCTATGATACCATTATACAGGTTATCCACGAATCAATGTCAGCGCATATACGGCAGGACATCCACTCTGCTTTAATAATGAAGCAGCATGCCGCAATGTTGCACCGGTTGTATAAATATCATCGGCAAGAATGACTGGATTGTTAATAGCTTTCGTCAACTTAAATGGATTCCGCCCGGTGATTCGCTGTACTTTCGTTTTTTGGGACTGTTTTTCACTATGCGTGCGCGTTAGCACTTGACAGAGGTTACCCGGCAGACATTCCGCAAGCATCTCCGCTTGATTAAACCCGCGTTCCCTCAGCCGCTCATCACTCAACGGAATCGGGACAACAATCGTGCGCCTCGGTAAAAATGAGAAATGCTCCTTGAACGTCCTGTGATAATACACTTGGAACGCCTTTCCCAGACAATAATCTCCACGGTACTTCCATCTGGTAACCATTCCTTTTATCCATTCATTATATTGAAAAACAGAAATATTACAGGCTAGCGGATCTTCCCAAGGATGCCAACGCATCTCCCAATGTTCACAGTCAGGACAAACATCCCTTTCGCTCATCCGACTGCATTTTACACACCGATTCCCTTCCATAATGGCTAGCTCATTTTCACAGGTAGAACAAAGCTGTTTTGGCTCAGCTAATTTGATAAGCGTTTGCCAGTTGATTGAAGGAACCATTGCCTCATCGCACCACAAGCAATGCATCACTTAAAATCACCTCGTCTGTTCATTCGTTTAATCAACTTTATCGCCTTAATCATTGCTTCCGTTTTGCCATCGTGGAAAAATATTACCTCCCCTGTTGGGTCGTCCGGGCTTCGGCCTGCCCTTCCGGCTATCTGAACTAACGCCGCTTCGTCGAATACTTGATGATTTGCAGCAAGGACGCAAACATCAACGGCTGGGAATGTGACACCACGTTCTAGTATCGTCGTTGTAATTAAGATATCAAAATCACGATGACGAAATTGACTGACCTTTTGTTCGCGATCCGTATCAGCTGCATGTACACTCCGCACCACATGATCTTGCAGCATATCGGACAAACTTTCTGAAAGTGCTTCAGCCAGCCGGACGGAAGGAACAAATAATAAGAGTTGCCTACTCGTATTTTTACGGCGACTGTACCATTTCAAAAATGCATTAGGAGGGTGTCCCTGCTCGAAGTCTTTCTTTAATGAAGGGCACATACGATATTCCGGCACAGGCAGCGGATGCCCGTGAAATCGGACTGGCACAAAAACATGTGGGAGTTTTTTTCTGGCTATTTTTGCCTGGTGTTCTTGCCTTGGTGTAGCTGTTAGGTAAATGGTGGTACCAGCCGGTTTGACCGCCCGCTTAGCAGCAAATGGCAGCGACGGATCATGTGTATATGGGAAAGCATCGACTTCATCAATAATAATGGTATCGAAGGCATGTTTGAACCGCATTAATTGATGGGTAGTCGCCAGAATAAACTGGGCGGTTGCATCTTTATCCTCGCTTCCGCCATATAGTCCTTGGATAGAAACAGCAGCAAACGCCTCTCGCATACGTGGCAGTAATTCAAGCACCACATCCGATCGAGGCGTTGCCAAACAAATACGCTGCCCTTGTTTGAGCGCTTCCGATATTCCCGAAAAAAGCATCTCTGTTTTCCCCGCCCCGCAAACGGCCCAAACGAGTAGTTCCTTTTCACTAGCTTGAATGACCTGTGTAACACGGTCAGCCACCTTTTGCTGTGTCGCTGTCAGTTCACCATTCCATGTGCACGCATCCGGATAACGCGGCCAATTCGGTTCCGGGCCCGTCCATTCGTAGAGCAGTTTGCATGTCATGACCCGTCCCATATCAATACATTTACGGCAATAGACATGCGTTTTTCCACACATATAGCATGGAAGATGTCCAAATAATGAGCGTTTCTGGTTACCACACCGTTGACATTGATCATGGAAATAGTTTTTCTTAATTGCGGATTGAGGAGAAAAATAGGAAGTGTTTAGGAGTGTTTGAAAAAGGGGATGGTTAAGATGAATTTCGTTTCTAAGCAAAAGCTTTCCCGCATAACGGTGACTCAGTTCTTGGCACTCTTGTTCATCCATCACGTCACGCTCCTTATCAATAAATAGCAGAGACCAGCACATATTGGTCCGGTCCCTGCGCAGTAATTATTACTTACTAGGTGGATCAGATACGTTTATTCTTTATACCAACAAACACCGACCGCACCTTCCCCTAAATGTGTTCCGATTACAGGGCCGAAATAACTAATCATCGTATCCATATTAGGGTAGGCAGCATCAAACTGTTCCTTCAGACTTATCGCAGCCGCCTCGTTATTAGCATGGATAAAAGCCACTTTCAGCTTACCACCCTGTACCGCGTCCGACTCAAGCATGCCCATGATACGGTTTAATGCTTTCTTACGGGTACGGATCTTCTCAAACGGAACAATCTGTTTATCCACAAAATGAAGTACCGGTTTAACCTGCAACAGACTACCGACCATAGCCTGGGCACCATTGAGTCGCCCGCCACGTTGTAAATGACTTAAATCATCCACCATAAAGTAGGCACGCATGCTTTGCTTCATCTTATCCAGCCGCTGAATGATCGCTTCCGGATTTTTACCACTTTCGGCAAGTTTTGCAGCCTCAATCGCATAGAAACCTTGTGCCATACAGCTTAATCCGGAATCGTATGCGTAGACATCAATCCCATCGACCATTTCTCCTGCACTGATGACAGACTGATGTGTACCGCTTATTCCACCTGATAAATGAACGGAAATAACTGCATCATAGTTCACGGCAAGTTTTTCTAGCTTTTCGGTTATCATGCCGATGGACGGCTGGGATGTTTTCGGTAAATCCTTTGTTTCTTTCACTTTTTGGTAAAACGTTTCCGTTGTAATATCTAATCCTTCGCGGTAGGACGCATCGCCAAACACAACGCTTAACGGAACGATATGTATGTTGTATCGATCAACCAATTCATCAGGCATGTATGACGTGCTATCCGACATTACAGCGATTTGCATCGTTACCCTTCTCCTTAGTGCACTTGTCGATTTTCTCTCATTTTACATGAACGGATGAAAAATTGCACTCTCGATCCAGGAGCAGTTTTCCATGTCTATTCAGGAAGGTAAGAAGACTTACAATTTCACTTCCACCCAACCTTTGCGAATGGCGGAGACAACTGCTTGTGTGCGGTCATTGACATTCATTTTTTGTAAAATATTACTGACATGGTTTTTCACCGTTTTCTCACTAATATACAAGGTCTCCGCTACAGCACGATTGCTTTTCCCATCCGCCAAGAGCTGTAACACTTCACACTCTCTACTCGTTAGCAAGTGCAGCGGTTTATAATAGCTAACAGGATTCTCTGCCACACCTGATACCTTATCCTGTGCAAGACGGCGATATTCCTTGACTAGATTATGCGTTACTTTGGGATGAAGGTATGAACCCCCTTCCCGGACGACTTTAATCGCTTCTATCAATGCCTCAGAATCCATTTCTTTCAACAGGTAACCCTGTGCGCCGGTTTTCAAGGCGTGGGTGACGTAGCTTTCATCATCGTGAATGGAAAGGATAATGATTTTTACATCCGGGAATTTCTTCACAAGGTCAGCAGTTGCTTGTACACCGTTCAATTGCGGCATATTAATATCCATTAAAACAACATCGGGGTTATGTTCTTTTACTAAATCAGCGCATCCGTATCCATCTTCCCCTTCCGCAACGACATTAAAGGATGATTCAAATTCCAAGATTCGCTTGACCCCTTCACGAAATAATTTATGATCGTCTATCAATACAATTTTTGTCTGTTTCGTTGTCATTAGCTGCGTTCCTCCCAAATGTCAATCTATTAAGTACCTAATCTATTTCCAATTCGCTGATCATAAAGTAAACCTTCAATCAGTGGGGGAAATGATAGTTTTTATTCCACTCTATCATAAGTATACCTTATCCATTTAGCAAGTGCGCCATGTTACGAAAGATTATACGGAACATTTATGACAATTGCTGTCCCTTCACCAATTGTGGAGTTAATTGACATAGTGCCATTGAGCATATCAACTCGCTCGCGCATTCCTATTAGGCCAAATGACTTTTCCCGTTTTATCGCAGGATCAAACCCTTTTCCATTATCTTTTATTACCATTGCGATTGTTTTTACGCCTATTTCTAGTTTCACGATAACCTGAGATGCTTCTGCGTGTTTAACAGCATTCTGTAACGCTTCCTGCATCAGTCGAAAAAAAGCAATTTCATATTTCTGATTCACCCGTCGCTCTTCACCAATAAGGTTGAAATCAATTTTCAAATTATTATAATCGGAAAGTGTTGCAATATATTTTTTAATTGTCGGTACAAGACCAAGATCATCCAAGGCCATTGGCCGAAGATCATAAATGATGCGGCGGACCTCATACAACGATGACCGAATCATTTTCCGGACACTTTTAATTTCATAAAGTACCTCATCTGTTGTACCATTTCGGAAGGTCTTGTCAACCAACTCGGAACGTAGCAAAATATTGGCGAGCATCTGTGCCGGACCATCATGAATTTCTCTGGATAACTTTCTCCGTTCATCCTCTTGGGCTTCGATAATTTTTAATCCGAATTCCTGTTTTTCCTTAGCTTCTTCAAGCATTTCATTTACTTGTTTGAAATCCTCATTCAAATATGTAAGGATGACAGACACTTTACTAGTGAGCCCTTCAGATCTTTCAATCGTTTGATCCAATGATTGCAAGCGCCTTTCCAATTCATCACGCTTATCCCGCAAGATCTTTTCTTCCTGCCGCAGCATAGCGAGCCGTGTTTGCATAGTATGGGTATATTCATATACTTCACGAACTTCACTTTCAGAATAACGATCAAAGTTTTTGCTCACCTCGGATAGGTGCTGTCTGGACATACGTACTTTTTTTTCCAGTTCATCCCCATCATTGATATGCGCAATCACTTTATCTTTTGTTTCCTGTAACTCCTTTTCCAGCAGTTCATGTTCTTTGCGTGCTTCCTCACTGATATGAAATATTTCATCTTTGCTTTTGTGCACCACATCAATCATTTCCTCAACAATAGCATCCAGTGCCTTTTCTCCTGGTTTTTTTGTCATCTATTCCCACCAGCCTATGTTATAATAATTCGGTATCTGTTCATTTTTTCAGGGGCTTACAATGGATATACAGGAACATTATCCTGAAACCACATCCATCAAAGCATTATTTTCTAGTATACTAATAGTCAGGAGGTAAAAATCAACATGCTATCGTCCTATTATACCGTAAAAAAAGAGGATTTTGACCAGCAAATCATACAAAAGTCACGATTTATCGGATATGTTAAACGAGTAGAAACCGAAGAAGAAGCACAAGCTTTTGTCCAAGCGATTAAGAAAAAGCATCACGACGCTACCCATAATTGTTCAGCTTATATGGTCGGGGAACATAATCAAATCCAGAAAGCCAACGATGACGGGGAGCCAAGTGGGACCGCGGGTGTACCTATTCTGGATGTATTAAAGAAAAAGGATTTGAAAGATACAGCCGTCGTTGTGACACGGTATTTCGGTGGTATTAAACTTGGTGCCGGAGGGTTAATCCGTGCTTATAGCAGCACAACATCACTAGCCATCGAAACTACTGGTGTTGTAGAGCGTCGGCTCATGCGGGGCATTTCTATTACAGCGGACTATGCGCTGCATGGGAAACTAGAAAACGCACTGCGCAATTCAACGTATATCGTGGATGCGGTCAACTATACGGAGAAAGTGGAATTTGTCGTGTATGTTCCTGACGGCGAAGAACAGACATTTCGTGACTGGATGGTCGACCTCACCAGTGACCAGGTGTCATTTGCTGATAAGGGGACAACTTATGTGGAAATAGACGTGTAATGAAAGCTCTACTGTTCTTTGGATTACAGATCATTACAGAACAGTATCCACATAGACAAAGTAGAGCTTCATTTTTCAATGGATTTCTAGAAGGCGTACTGTCTTAAAGTTTCGACAATGCGCCTTCATCTGCAATTAGAACTGCGTTGGGATGCTTTTGCAAAATGGACGCTGGAAATTCCTCTGTAACCTCTCCATTCACAAGCTGGTTAACAGCATCCGCTTTTTTCTCACCTGAAACAAGCAGTACAATTTTCTTACTTTCCATAATCGTGTCGATGCCCATTGTTATCGCTTTTTTCGGAACGTCATCTAGCGTCGGGAAAAACCGTGCATTCGCCTGACGTGTTGATTCATCCAATGTCACCATATGCGTCCGGCTGCCAAAAGACGTTCCAGGTTCATTAAATCCGATGTGCCCGTTAAGTCCCAGACCTAAGACCTGTAAATCGACATGCCCGGCATCTTTAATGAGTGCTTCATAGTCCTGACATTCCTTCTCTGGATCATCTACATCTCCACGTGGCAAGAAAGCTTTATTATCAGGCAAATCAATATGCCTAAATAATTTTTCATTCATGTAGTATCGGTAACTGTTTGGGTCATCGGCAGCCAGTCCGACATACTCATCTAAATTAAACGTCGTTACATGCTGAAACGAAACATTACCTTCTTTGTATTGATCAATTAGCTGCTGGTACAAACCCTCCGGAGTGGAACCAGTTGCTAGCCCTAGCACGGACCTATCCGATTGCCTTAATTGATTAACTATTTGCTTACAAGCCGTCTTACTCATTTCTTCGTAACTGTTAACACGAATGATTTCCATTATTCACCCTCCTGATAAGCAAGCACACCACGACAGATCGTATATTTAATATTCAAATCATCGTCAACCAACAACAAATCAGCATCCTTGCCTGCTTTTATACTTCCTTTTCGATCAAAAATGTTCAGCTGTTTTGCCGGGTTTTCCGATGCCATTTGTACCACGTTTTGAATCGTGGTATCCTTCAGGCGCAGCATCTGCTGAGCACCCGCGCGCATTTTTAAAATACTACCTGCCAATGATCCGTTCTCAAGCGTGGCACGATCGTCCGTCACCGTCACTGGCTGACCGCCAAGTTCATAATTTCCTGCGTGCAGACATTTAGCCCGCATCGCATCAGTGATAAGAATTAACCGTTCACTTCCGATATTGGAATAGATCATCTCGAGCATTTCCGGTACCACATGAATACCGTCTGCAATCAGTTCTGCACGTAAATCCTCCAGCTGAAAGGCCGCACCGACTGCACCAATTTCACGATGATGAATCCCGTTCATCGCATTGCAGAGATGGGTTACTTGCCGCAATCCATAAGGAATCGCTTTTTTAATATCTTCAAAACTTGCGTCCGTATGCCCCGCAGAAACATTCACACCAGACTCATATAAATACTGCATAAACTCACCGGTCTCATCATGCTCAGGTGCCATGGTGATCGTTTTAATTGCATTCCCTGACGACTGCTGCCACTTCTGAAATTGCGCTATATCCGGTTCCATAATATACTCCAGCGGCTGGGCACCTTTTTTGCTTTTCTCAATGAATGGTCCTTCTAAGTGGGCTCCAATCACTTCCGCTTTTCCCGGCTTCGATTCATACGCCGCCATATTTTCAAGCGCTTTTGTAATATTCTCAGGCGCCTGCGTAATGGTCGTCGCCAAAAAGCTTGTCGTACCTTCTTCCGGCAATGCACCAGCCATCGTATCTAGTGCTTCTTCCGTTGCATCCATTACATCGGCACCGGCTGCTCCGTGGATATGTCCATCGATAAATCCAGGGATAAGATTTAGACGACCCTGTCCATCAATCACCGTCGCCTCTTGTGGTGGCATCTGTTCTTCAGTATGTATCGCCTTTATTTTCGTCCCATCTATGGATAGTGAACCATTCACAGTACCATCTTCCTCAGTCAAAATGGTAACGTTTTTAATGTATATGGTATTTCCCAATTGAATCATTCCTTTGGTCTTTTCTAGTGCTAACGTAGCATACCGGGTGTGCGTTTGTCTATTTGAATAGTGATGGAGAGACAATATACATCTGTCAAAACAAAAACTGCACCCTCAACAGGAAATGCAGTTCCCAAATTATTAATTGTCAGGACTGAATGAATTCCCTGGTTTTAACTCTTGAATTATTTTTTGAACCAATTCTTCAGTTGAATTAATTTTTGAATCCTCTGTCTCTTGTATTAATTTTTTCATCAAACGTTTATAGCGTTCCTGCTCTGCCATAATATTACCGCCTTTTACTAATCTAACTCAACATTCGCACCTAAATTAAACTCTTGCAGTTAACTGTGGTCAACTTGAAGCACTTTAACTTTTGTACACAAATGATATGAATTGTTAAACCACCACTGCAGAAGTTGACTAGTC from Lentibacillus cibarius carries:
- the fliW gene encoding flagellar assembly protein FliW; translated protein: MYIQTKYFGEMDVDENSIIHFSTGLPGFPDEREFVLINLSDTSIYQVLQSINNKVTAFIVVNPYDIYQDYVFDLDDSLIEALQITDEENVVVMSIVTLKSPFEYSTLNLKAPLIINYKNRQGKQYIIDTDDYSIKAAIDPRASSSVKGE
- a CDS encoding TIGR03826 family flagellar region protein; this encodes MGELANCSRCGTVFVKTARDICPSCYKEEEQAFQVVYRFLRKRENREATMNEIIKATGVEEALIIEFVKTGRLRTSEFPKLAYPCERCGVAIVRGRFCASCIEQLKNDLKHHESHKQSESAANKPEAVYYSFDNE
- a CDS encoding DUF6470 family protein, with amino-acid sequence MQMLQIRMESQPAKIHIQTSPPIQKIHQSQAEMSIRQPKADLSITTTPSKLTIDQTKAWEDMNLMSLSKWMEKFADEGRKGAMEGTARRVRQGAELMTIEHDGNPIARQASGNAFDEMKRIGITFVPSPFAVKLNYRPSKVQIDARANEPMINAEPQKVIHQYTPGDVAITMQQHQDLQIDFVR
- the flgM gene encoding flagellar biosynthesis anti-sigma factor FlgM, producing the protein MVKIHGSGQTNFNPYKNRLQKQMNDSKGTGKKDQLEISDEAKKLHNSEKTDAKRASYVQKMKDAVDKGTYQIDYEKTARRMMDFWSTNTKGGD
- the flgL gene encoding flagellar hook-associated protein FlgL — its product is MRITQSMLSSNMLKNLSNSYSKLNSSMDQLSTGKKINRPSDDPVIAMKGMGYRTQVTEVDQFKRNTNEVHSWMDNSDAALDKATKALQRMRELAVQASNDTYDEGERQNVKEEVEQLKEHLVDIANTNVNGKYIFNGTDTDTEPVTTNGEGEITYAENAAPIKIEVANGTKLQANVDPTQVFSEDLFDEDIKSFLQALEGNDQKAIKESIDTIDDNIDNVINVRADLGARMNRLELVENRLDDQEIAAKKMMSENEDVDYEKVITELTTQESVHRAALSAGSRIIQPTLIDFLR
- a CDS encoding ComF family protein; the encoded protein is MHCLWCDEAMVPSINWQTLIKLAEPKQLCSTCENELAIMEGNRCVKCSRMSERDVCPDCEHWEMRWHPWEDPLACNISVFQYNEWIKGMVTRWKYRGDYCLGKAFQVYYHRTFKEHFSFLPRRTIVVPIPLSDERLRERGFNQAEMLAECLPGNLCQVLTRTHSEKQSQKTKVQRITGRNPFKLTKAINNPVILADDIYTTGATLRHAASLLKQSGCPAVYALTLIRG
- the csrA gene encoding carbon storage regulator CsrA → MLVLTRKRNESIQIGDDIEIKILAIDGDQIKLGIDAPKTVDIHRKEIYLDIQEQNNEAASLSTDVLELLQKSEK
- the flgK gene encoding flagellar hook-associated protein FlgK; amino-acid sequence: MSTFHGLEMAKQALFAQQSALYTTGHNISNANTKGYTRQRVDFETTSAYSPAARNRPEIAGQLGTGVNSGSVQRIRNQFLDYQFRSENSKAGYWETKADALSRMETLMNEPSEQGLNKTMDQFWQSLQDLAANPESSGARSVVAQRGQAVADTFNYLSDSLSSMRADVSGRIDLTKNRANTILEKVNSINKQVKNIETNGQLANDLYDERDRLIDELSGIVKIDVGYTKSSDSAPDIADGLATIKLAGKNGETLDSTAVLVNGDLSKGELDFNKIDIDSAEDGYKEISSINVNGESYSPTQFTSEGSLTGLIESYGYSENGETAGTFPDMLNDLDTMASKFAKAFNDVHNDGADLKGEQGIPNFFKNASDQGAAANITVNENIMNEPDLIAASNGKGSGDGGNASDLADVFTDTDVGLGENTSVKSFYESIIGDMGVNAEKANTMVENTGILKSQVETQRESVSSVSLDEEMSNMIKFQQAYNAAARSMTTVDELLDRVINNMGLVGR
- a CDS encoding flagellar protein FlgN, encoding MSIQSINHALNKLTSLHESLLTLSKEKTEIVKEGSVAKLQSLLIKEQKFVQAIEQAEWKRQQAVHAWAIQHHTDPDTVTITYILKNETDKTSGKELEQWSTRLTSTLAQLKQQEHLNRELVKQSLQFVELSLDMLNPTIQGMNYGDKRSSAVPVRSVFDSKA